ATTTAATCTTACTTTAAAAGGAACAACAAAAGCAGTTTCATTTCCTTTTTCGTATAGCAAAACAAGTACAGGCTATAAACTAAATGGTTCTTTTGAAATAGATAGAAGAGATTTCAAAGTAGGAGGTTCTAGCTGGATTCTATCTGATGATGTAAAAGTATTTATTGATTTGGAAGTAAAAAACTAATTCCAATAATTAAAAACGATTACAGTATTTTGAAGTAATACTATTCGTTTTGCATACTTTTTAGTTAGATTAGTTTCTAAAATGTTATTAATTCTTATACTTTCTGTATTTTTACAGAAATATAATTACCCTTTTTAACTGATTTGATTGTAAGAATCAATTTTAAAAAGGGTTTTTCATAGTTTATAAGATGTTTAATAATTACCAAGCATTGGGGAAATAATAAAAATGACACTTTTATCTCAAAAAAATCTTTTATGAATCATTCGAATATAGCTGTTTTGAAGCAGCTCAAAGATCTTCTCAATCAACTTTCAGATAAAGAATATGCTCAACCTTTACCTATAATTTCTCAAAATACAATAGGAAAACATGTCAGACATATTTTAGAATTTTATACATGTCTGTTTACAGGAATAGAAAATAAGTCAATAGACTATGATGCACGAAAACGTAATCTTGAATTAGAAAACTATACAGAGAAGGCATTAGAAACTTCAAATCTTATTGCTGAAACACTACTAAACTTAGACAAAGATGTAGAATTAGAACTTTTTGCAACACTTCCACATCAAAGAGTAAAACTGACTTCTACTGTCGAAAGAGAACTTTTATATGTATTAGAACATACCATTCATCATTTTGCAATTATCAAAATTGCTGTCAAAAATGAATTTCCTCATGTGAAAGTGGCTGACGATTTTGGCGTGGCGTATGCAACACTTCAACATCAAGAAGTAATTAAGAATTAAAAATTACGACTTGCCAAAGAGGCGAAGCCAATTACGAATTAAATTAAAATTATTTCTACTTTTTAGTAACTAGCCGTTGTCGGTGTCTCCACTGATGACATCATTATAACATGAAAAAACCTTTATGGTGGATAAAACTGACTAATTTTGAATATTGGTCATTTTGGTTTTTCTATTTGCCTACAGTACCTTACGGTTTGTACTTGGCTTTGCGTTCGGGTTCGTTGGCATATTTTACCTCTGTCAATCCTGCTGTTCCTTTGAGTGGAATGCAAGGACAACCCAAACAAGATATTCTCAAACTTTTAGATAATAAATATCTTCCCAAGTCGCTTTATTTTAAGCATAATTCGGAATTTGAAATTGTTAAATCTGAAATAGAAAAAAAACAAATTGAACTTCCTTTTATCATAAAACCTGAAGTAGGAGAGCGTGGAAAAGGTGTAGAAAAAATAGAATCCTTTGAAGAATTAAGAGATTATTTGAAGGAATACATGCAGGAAAATGAAGCTGATTTTATTATTCAAGAATTTTTGAAAGAACCAATAGAATTAGGAGTTTTGTATTATAGATTGCCAAATAATTTGAAATGCAAAGTAAATGAGCTAAATAATAATAATCAAAATAAAGGACGTTTAAAGAAATTCAAAAATTCTGCAATTACTTCTATTGTACAAAAAGAATTTTTGACCGTAACAGGTAATGGGAAAAAAACTTTGGAAGCACTTATTGAAGACTCTGATAGAGCAAGATTTCAAAAGAAAAGATTAGAAAAAGAGTTTGCCCAAGAATGGAATATGATATTGCCAAAAGAT
This is a stretch of genomic DNA from Bernardetia sp. MNP-M8. It encodes these proteins:
- a CDS encoding DinB family protein; this translates as MNHSNIAVLKQLKDLLNQLSDKEYAQPLPIISQNTIGKHVRHILEFYTCLFTGIENKSIDYDARKRNLELENYTEKALETSNLIAETLLNLDKDVELELFATLPHQRVKLTSTVERELLYVLEHTIHHFAIIKIAVKNEFPHVKVADDFGVAYATLQHQEVIKN